The Aeromicrobium yanjiei genome includes a region encoding these proteins:
- a CDS encoding DUF429 domain-containing protein has product MAVLGVDGCRLGWVGVRWDEDATEVVVAPTIAELVAAAGDVAAVAIDIPIGLPTAEPRTAEKLARRQLPGRASTVFNAPARAVLDQPDYHAANSANRAALGLGLSKQTWYLVPKIRDVHEWLTTRPTVPVVEAHPEVCFAAMNGAVLVDGKTTAAGEAHRRRLLADHGLAVEAHARRGVAVDDVLDAAATAWTARRLLLGQAERLPPEPRDQLSPAIWC; this is encoded by the coding sequence ATGGCGGTGCTCGGGGTGGACGGATGCAGGCTCGGATGGGTGGGCGTCCGGTGGGACGAGGACGCCACCGAGGTCGTGGTCGCGCCGACGATCGCCGAGCTCGTGGCCGCGGCCGGCGACGTCGCAGCCGTCGCGATCGACATCCCGATCGGCCTGCCGACAGCCGAGCCACGTACGGCGGAGAAGCTGGCCCGGCGACAGCTGCCGGGCCGCGCATCGACGGTCTTCAACGCCCCGGCCCGGGCGGTGCTCGACCAGCCGGACTACCACGCCGCGAACAGCGCGAACCGGGCCGCGCTCGGCCTGGGGCTCAGCAAGCAGACCTGGTACCTCGTGCCGAAGATCCGCGACGTCCACGAGTGGCTGACGACCCGGCCGACGGTGCCGGTCGTCGAGGCGCACCCGGAGGTCTGCTTCGCGGCGATGAACGGCGCGGTCCTGGTGGACGGCAAGACGACCGCGGCCGGCGAGGCGCACCGACGACGGCTGCTGGCCGACCACGGTCTGGCCGTCGAGGCGCACGCACGCCGGGGCGTCGCGGTCGACGACGTGCTCGACGCGGCCGCCACGGCATGGACCGCTCGCCGGCTCCTCCTCGGGCAGGCCGAGCGGCTGCCGCCGGAGCCCCGCGACCAGCTCTCCCCCGCGATCTGGTGCTAG
- the recO gene encoding DNA repair protein RecO — MSLYRDTGIVLRVHKLGEADRIITLLTRERGLVRAVAKGVRKTTSRFGGRLEPFMHVDLQLAEGRSLDIITQAETINAFARDLGSDYAAYTAGTAMLETAERLVQEDGEPAVAQLQLLTGALRALTEHRMTPGLILDSYQLRALSIAGYAPTFDGCARCGEEGPHRNFHAASGGMLCDGCRVTGSAAPSPFTVTLLAGLLSGDWATVGTSDDRSRREASSIINAYLSWHLERGLRSLSHVDR; from the coding sequence GTGAGCCTCTACCGCGACACCGGCATCGTGCTGCGGGTCCACAAGCTGGGTGAAGCCGATCGCATCATCACGCTGCTGACCCGCGAGCGCGGTCTCGTGCGCGCCGTCGCCAAAGGTGTGCGCAAGACCACGTCGCGCTTCGGCGGTCGGCTCGAGCCGTTCATGCACGTCGACCTGCAGCTGGCCGAGGGGCGCTCGCTCGACATCATCACGCAGGCCGAGACGATCAACGCCTTCGCCCGCGACCTGGGCTCGGACTACGCCGCGTACACCGCCGGCACCGCGATGCTCGAGACCGCCGAGCGGCTCGTGCAGGAGGACGGTGAGCCCGCCGTCGCCCAGCTCCAGCTGCTCACCGGAGCGCTGCGCGCGCTCACCGAGCACCGCATGACCCCGGGCCTGATCCTCGACTCCTATCAGCTGCGTGCGCTGTCGATCGCGGGCTACGCGCCGACGTTCGACGGCTGCGCCCGCTGCGGCGAGGAGGGTCCCCACCGCAACTTCCACGCGGCGTCCGGCGGCATGCTGTGCGACGGCTGCCGGGTCACCGGCTCGGCCGCGCCGTCGCCGTTCACCGTCACGCTCCTCGCGGGCCTGCTGAGCGGCGACTGGGCCACGGTCGGCACGTCCGACGACCGGTCCCGGCGCGAGGCCAGCAGCATCATCAACGCCTATCTGTCCTGGCACCTCGAGCGCGGCCTGCGCTCGTTGAGCCACGTGGACCGGTGA